In Panicum virgatum strain AP13 chromosome 5K, P.virgatum_v5, whole genome shotgun sequence, the genomic window GGTCGACGCcagagccctccaaataggatcCCCACCGGGGGCGCAAGGTCGCCGCCGACAGCCAGGCATGGCCCACCCGCTCGTCTCATCCAAAGATGCCCACAATCCCCGTGAGCGCCTCTCTTTTCCTGAATTACTACTTCCGCATTGTTGTGAATTGAGATTCGCAGTAATGATTTGCCCTCGAGGTTATCTTCGAATTGTTGACTCCATGTTTCTGAACAGCTACTCCGGTACTGAGAGTGGTGGTAGCGAACAAGCATGGCGAGAATCTTGTGGGGATGCTGCACCACGCAGGTTCGAACAAGGTTGTAAAGTTTTAAATAGCCAGCCAGCTATAGCTGCCGCTATCTTCCACTATAGTCTTTTTGGAGAGCTACCGCTAGGAgaaatagcccgctatagccggctatagcccgctatatctggctatagcttccgctatcaGCATTTTAGGATCATTGCCGCTAAAtgtcatagcccgctatttaaaacattgaCTTGTAGTCCTGTGCCATGGCTTCGTGGCTTGCAAGGTACATGGACTTGTCATTATCTGACGGAGAAGCTTTACCTCAGTCTCCTCAACACATGGTTGCTTAGCTTAGAATGTTGCATGTTTTAATGCAAATTGTAGAAAACTAAACCTCTTTTTTTAGGAGCTTGCATATATTGTTTCTTGATCTAATAAATGTGATGATTATTTTCAGGATGATAGCATCATGATTGATCTTGCGACTGCATTGACAAAGCAAGGGATTGGGGCCTTTCACTTTGATTTCAGTGGAAATGGGTAAGTTTGCATGTGGAATTTTGGATCTACCTGATGCTTACCGTTACTCACTATGTATATCACCGCAATATCACTTCAATTTCAGATTTTACTTGTATCTTAGACCTGCATTTTTTGAGCATATGGAGACCCTTCTCCAGAGAAATAAACATACAAACATTTGTGCGATCTTCTTTGTCTTTGCATTCAAACTGTTTGAAATGGTATTGCTTGGTACATTGTTTTGTACTGTCTATTTTTTTAAGTTTGATAACAAAACCTGGTCCATAGCTGCATTCAAATGATGCCTTTGATCATGCTTTTTAGAGAAAGTGAAGGTGAATTCCAGTACGGCAACTACAGGAAGGAGGCTGATGACTTGCATTCTGTTGTATCATATCTTCACCAGGAGAAGTATGATGTAACAGCAATTGTTGGTCACAGCAAAGGTGGGTTGTAGTCGTCCTCTACTTTGTGTTTCTATAATTGTGTAATCTTTTGTTTTCGTTTTAAAGTTGTTGCTCCATTAATCCGTTATTGAACATAGGTAGAAAAACAATGTATTAAGTTCAACAAGAACTTGTATAGGAGTCAGACCTTTAAACCTTGCTGCATACCTGTACATAAGCACGTGCAGCATTATgagttcagaaaaaaaaatatggtgCAGCTTCAGTGACTTGGCATTCAAATAGACTTTTATCAATTTAGTTTTCATATTACTAGATGCTAAGTTTTCATACTTTGTCTAGTCTCATCTCTCCAAAAGCAAGTTGTAGCCACTGCAGCTATCATTCTGTCTAGGCAATTTGGAGAAGTCACTGAACTTATCTCTTTACCTTCAGGTGGAAGTGTGGTGGTTCTATATGCCTCTATCTACGGCGATGTTCCCAATTTCCCATGGTTGTTAACCTTTCTGGTCGATTTTATTTGGAGAAAGGAGTTGAAGAGCGTCTAGGCAAAGAATTTATGGATAGAATAAACAAAGAAGGTTACATTGACGTCGTGAACAAATCAGGTAAGGGAACATTAGAGCCTTTTATATGCATAGCTACTTATTTTCTTAACAACTCTTATATGCCAATATGTAGCTTATTTCTCTTTCATGGATAGCTACTGACCGTTTGTTCATTCCAATGAAGGAATAGTTTTGTACAAAGTAACAAAAGAGAGCCTGATGGAACGATTGAACACTGATATGCATGCAGCATGTCTTTCCATCAGCAAGGAATGCAGGTTAAGAAATTAGTTTAAGCATCATTTCCCTTCATACTAATACATTTTAAGCAACCGGCAACATACAGTATCATGTTAAACTTGTCATCTCCATGCATTTTATAGAACTCAAAGTACTTCATTTCCTGCATGTTTGGCTAAGTGTACGCATGCGCTAGAACAAAATTGTCCTCATGCAATTGTTGATCAACTCTTTTTCCAGGTTCTTCACAATTCATGGTTCAGCTGATAAGATCATACCTGTGGAAGATGCAtatgagtttgcaaggcttataCCGAACCACAAACTGCATGTCATTAAGAGAGCAAATCATGGCTATACTTCTCATCGTAAACAACTCTGTGATGCTATAATAAACTGCATCACATCCGAGGTACAGAGAAACTGCAATTCGCCTGTAACTCCCTTGGTAATAAGTGCTTCTGCGATCTGTCTCACCACTTGCTATTTCTTTGTGCAGGCAGGGAACGCCCCAccgcagagcagagcagagcagagcaaccCCCGCACTACATCCTTCCAGATCTCCCCTTCGTGCCTCAGTTACCTTTAACAGACTGACTCTTAGGTCAATTTTTTAGTCGTACGAGTCCTAGGTACTGTTGAGCTTGAAAGTGACATAGGCCCTGGAGAACATTAGAGGTACCAGAAAGTAGAAAGAAAGCCAAGTTCAGATGTGGAAATCAATGAAGAACTCGAATTCCTACACCCTCTCAAACTGTTCAGTAGGATGATTGTAGACATGACTTTTCATAGATGATTATAGCTCCGTGTGTATCAGAACATCCCATCTCCTCGGGGTTGCCTTTGTGTCCACTCTGGTTCTTTTCGCACTATGGCTCTATGCAAGAATGGGGCAAGATGGAATTGTTTGGCACAATGCCATGTCTATGCTGCTGGGTCTCTAGAGCACATAGATACGTATGATCAAAACCAATGCTCCGAAGAAAAGGGAACAGTAAAATGAAATCCTAACTTTTGTGTCCTGTCTTTGAAGTTTGAAGAGATTTCGGCAACCCTTGTAGCGCCTAGTATCCATGACCTGTAGCAGACCTATCTATATGATTTTTAATTATTGATGATCAAAGTTTAAATAAAAATTTTGATTTGGGAGAAAGCTAAATGCAAGACTTGTCTTTACATCAGGAGTAGTGTCATGGGAGTGTCAGGAGATTTATCTAGTTAAATGGAAAAGCCATATTAAAATTTGACAAGCTGATCAAAGATCACTTACGGCGAGTGTCATGTCAGGGGGCGAGCACAAGCGGCGGCACACACCCACAACCAGGAGGCTGACGGCGCCTGTGAAGGGATGAAGCGTGAATCATAATCTAACACTCATATACATGGATTTAGCTAAGTATTCAGTATTAACACAAGGAGGTCATGTGTTTTCTGCAAGTACAAAgctaacaattttttttgtgtgtgtgtggttgGGGGGAAAGGctatattgttgttgttgtttggtTGGGGGGCGGGTGGTGTCCTAGAAGGCAAATTAAATATTAAATAGCAAGAAAATGTCAGCTATTTGGTTTTCAGTTAAGGTGCACAGTTTAATTCTGCAACGAACATGAAATCACTGATACTTTACGCTTTTCAGCAAAGTTCAAGAAAATAAAATAGCATTGAGACACAACTACTTAAAGTACTATCATTTACCTGGCTGCAAGTATTATATTATTGGATGGAAAAAATAAGCCGATTCGTAAGCAGATCACACTGGCTATTTATATTTACAATTCCACATAATTTAGGCCAACGTCAATTTGCTGGTGATAAGCAAGAAGTGGTCACATCCAATGGACCAGTTCTAGTATGCAATGAACTCATTCAGATTTGAATGCTCATTCATGCTATATAAACAAGACATTCATGCACAGTACTTAGAAAGTCACCAATAATGCAAATGATAGATACCTGTAGTTGTGGTTTGCCAATGCAGacttcacacacacacacacacacacacacacacacacacacacacacacaccacaaatTAATTTCATCAAAATCCAGCTAACCATGGTGAAGAGGTAGGAACGGCGCTCGGTTGGTGCGGCCTCCGGGTGGGGAGCGCACCTGCCCGGGCTCGAACCCGAGGCGCTGCACCGCCGTTTAAGCCTCCGTGAGGCCGGGGGGATCGGCTCCCctttctccaaaaaaaaaaagaggtagGAACGGAGCAGAGCAGATGAACGGACTAACCTGAAATGCGACTGAATTAAGGAGAGATAAATAATCTCATTAGCTACCTAAATCAAGAAACAATAGCGGCATGGACAGAAATGTACCTGTCAAGTAACGAGCCTTACGAGGTCGCTGCTTCGTTCTGAAGCCTCTCCACATTCCCCTCGGATACAGATGCAGTTCATCAAATCTGAGACAAGATCCTCGCAAGATGGGCAAGGAAGGGGCTGCACGAGCATGGAGCAAGCATACCTCCCGCCGCCCGTAGTGACGAGATGTGCCCGCAGGCGGCTGCCTGCCCTTTCGGCCGCGCCTCACAGACGCGAAGCTGCGTGACGGCGCCAAGCCGTTGCCCGCCACGTAGCCCAGGCACGACGCGGAGGACGCCCACAACCAGGaggccgaccgcggccggcggcgcccgtgGAAACGCACGAAGCAAGGCCCGCGGTGGCGCAACAAGAATGAGTTGCCGGTGCCGCCTGCAGTCCGGCGGCGACCTGGAAGGGAACAGCCGAGGGGCTCTAGTGGCCTCGAcaaggacgggcggcggcagGCAGCAGATGCGATCGGCGCCAGATGCACGAGGGGGGAGGGgctaaaatgcaaaaaaaatctaaaaattctTCTCATTTTTTATTAAGTAACCAATGACAATGTTACCCTTTCTAATAGACGGTTTATTCGTTTGATGAAGGAATAACAATATTGTGCTCCACTCTTGTTTGATGAAGGAATATTCGTTTTAGTTGGAAGCACAGCACATCACATTGCTTTATTCAATCAATCATATCAAGAAAGAAAGAACCAAAAAGTTGACAACGGGCCAACGGTGTTTAAAATTAAAACTGATGAGAGAGTAAAATGTTGTAAAACATCACACGGAAATAAAGCACGCACACCTCCCTCCTGGAATGGGTGATGATGGGTGGACTGGACATAGCACGAACACGTCCCTCACAAGCTATGGGCAGACTCCAAGGGGCCAATATGCCATTGCAACATGCACCTGTACTACCTAAGGGGCAAACAGCATTTGGTGTCAAGCAATCCTGCACCTGCAGAAGCTTTCTTGCTCCGTCAACGCCGGACCAGTGCGCAGCCGAggcagtctctctctctctcgccgccgccgccgccgagaacCATTTTAAATGCAATGCCCTTGTTTTTGTTATAAGATGTACATGAATTAATTAAGatgtaaaaataaaatatagtCTGATCGGGGCATATGAAATATAGAATCTTGACAACAATGCATTAATTGTTAGCTGGCGCGTCTATTGAAGTCAATGCCTGCTCATACTCAATTGTCCATCCAGCTGTGCTTAAGGTGCAAGGATTAGGCGGTGTTGTACTGTTGTCTACTTCTCCGTTTCAAAATATAGATCGTTTTTGTTCATCGAGGATGTCAAGGGTGTGGTTATTGAGAtatatatttctatttactcCCATGAGTCAAATAATGCTTCCAAAGAAGAGAATTGGTTATGTGATCAAACCATCCTCAGTAGTAGGGATGCaagttatatttattttgggtcATTGGGTCGATCCAAAATTTTGATAAAATGAACTAAGCTAGTATATGCGTAATTAACATAGGAGGAAAAATAAATTAGAATGACATGCTATCGTAATTATTTAGTTGACCCATAAAACACTATTGGGTACCCACTTGTATCCCTACCCAATAGGGAAGGACATGGTCAGCTAATTTGGATTTTTGCGGAGACGGAGGATGGAGAAGTAGTGAGAAAGCCCCCATGCTGGCAAGTAATTAATCGCTAGGCCATAGCTTGTGCCCCCAAGACGAGTCGCACTATCACGAAACAGAGAGAGGAGTGCGGAGTGCCGAGTCTGCTCCTGTACGTTCGTTGCATCAATCAAGCCTGCAAGCTACGGGATCACCGTCAGGCTTTaattttttgccgtgtgcagctTGCATGCAGGAGTGCCGGCCGGGCGCTGCTGCTGGTTGCCGAAGAGAAACGGTCGCTGCTGCTTGTCCCACTCCCTGCCCACTAGCTGCTCGATCGTTGCGCGACGCGTTCAACGGCGGGCAGGCTCCACTTGCtgttttttgtttgaatttcATCCTTGTAAAATTGGGCGGCTGATTCTCCTTGGCGGCTGATTCTCCTTGGAGACTGCCCGAGTAGCTGCTAAGATTCTGTTTGGACGAGGGTGACTAAGACCATTCTCAACCCATAGTGTCCACTAGAAATGCCCGCGTTGCCGCGTAGGCCATGTTGCTTACAACCTTGATGTTACATTAAGTAAAATAGTATTGCTCAGCGAAAGCTGGGAACTTAAACTTTGTTCTCCAAAAGGTTGGTATCTTATAACTTGTCATTTCATCACCTAATTATATGGTGGCTACAAATGTTCTGGGTTGTCGAGTTTTTCCAACCAAAGAATGTATCCCAAAAGCAAAAGCATCATCAGTTAGCCAAAGTTGTATCCAAAATTACAAGCAGAAGCATGATCCATATTGGGATGTCGTGTGCAACAAAATATCCTTCTGTTTGGTTTCCTTGCTGCTGGCTATGTAGTCCTAGCACAAATAGGAAAAATATAAGTAGATAGTagttaaatccaaattaaatgttTATGGATAAAGGTCAATTATGTTAGACTGGCTTACCTTTGATCAGTCATTAGTTTTTAGCTTTTTCCTCTCCTGTTGCTCAGGGTTGTCCAACTGCAAAAGCTTGAACAGATTACCATGTAAAGAAAAATGAACTGAACGCTTAACTGTGCTTCTGATGCATAGACCGTAGGTTTGTGATCATTACAAGCAGAGAGCGACAAAATATCATCAAACAGATAGAATGACAGCTGATATCAATTGGATGTAAAAGAAATATGCTGCAAGGTTTTTCCACTACATTATGTTGGCCACCTAATCTCATGTGAAGATGAGAAATCAGCAGCTTATGGAACGCAGGAGCATAAGAATGGTAGCAACTGGCAAGCAAAGTTGTAGTTGGGGTCATGATTTAGAACTAAGAGTTTGCCAGGGTCAATGATCCTGTAATATAGTAGGTAGCTCCGTGCAAGGAAGAAATGAGACTGTAACTATTTACCAAGTAGCCAAATAAAGAAAATGGCTCTTCTTTTCAGTTTGGACCTATTAAATTCAACAGCAGAAAACAGAGTAAACATTTTTCTTTGTAGTTGGCAGTTCTTTTCAGTTTTTGGATTTTGAGGAGGTTATACATATATAGATTCATGCCGAAGAAGGTTTACCTGTGATTCAATATGCTTCTCTGTGTTATCCCAAGCACTGTAATTATTTGAGATATTATTAGAGGAGGGGGAAATAGGATATGTGTATGAAAAAGTAGTAGTATACTTACCCAGACTGCTGGTCTACGTCCATATCATGTATATCTATGAACTGAGGAGTGTATGAAAATGATGGCTGTAACAAGTTCATAGTTAGTACAAATATGTGTAATGAAACATgtagaaaatgaaaaaaaatttgtttggcTGACCTGCTCGATCTTTCTCTTTGATGGTAATGTTACCAGTGGTGGCAGATCATCATTAGACACATTGTGCATGAGGTTTAGTAATGTTGCTTGTTTTCCATGCCTTTATTTGATCATGACGACCTCAAAAGAAGGCTCTATGTTTTT contains:
- the LOC120707183 gene encoding uncharacterized protein LOC120707183 isoform X4, which translates into the protein MRRIFRFFLHFSPSPLVHLAPIASAACRRPSLSRPLEPLGCSLPGRRRTAGGTGNSFLLRHRGPCFVRFHGRRRPRSASWLWASSASCLGYVAGNGLAPSRSFASVRRGRKGRQPPAGTSRHYGRREVCLLHARAAPSLPILRGSCLRFDELHLYPRGMWRGFRTKQRPRKARYLTVAFQRLGFEPGQVRSPPGGRTNRAPFLPLHHGAVSLLVVGVCRRLCSPPDMTLAGLCHFQAQQYLGLVRLKN
- the LOC120707183 gene encoding uncharacterized protein LOC120707183 isoform X3 encodes the protein MRRIFRFFLHFSPSPLVHLAPIASAACRRPSLSRPLEPLGCSLPGRRRTAGGTGNSFLLRHRGPCFVRFHGRRRPRSASWLWASSASCLGYVAGNGLAPSRSFASVRRGRKGRQPPAGTSRHYGRREVCLLHARAAPSLPILRGSCLRFDELHLYPRGMWRGFRTKQRPRKARYLTVAFQRLGFEPGQVRSPPGGRTNRAPFLPLHHGAVSLLVVGVCRRLCSPPDMTLAVCYRSWILGATRVAEISSNFKDRTQKLGFHFTVPFSSEHWF
- the LOC120707183 gene encoding uncharacterized protein LOC120707183 isoform X1 — its product is MRRIFRFFLHFSPSPLVHLAPIASAACRRPSLSRPLEPLGCSLPGRRRTAGGTGNSFLLRHRGPCFVRFHGRRRPRSASWLWASSASCLGYVAGNGLAPSRSFASVRRGRKGRQPPAGTSRHYGRREVCLLHARAAPSLPILRGSCLRFDELHLYPRGMWRGFRTKQRPRKARYLTVAFQRLGFEPGQVRSPPGGRTNRAPFLPLHHGAVSLLVVGVCRRLCSPPDMTLAIGLLQVMDTRRYKGCRNLFKLQRQDTKVRISFYCSLFFGALVLIIRIYVL
- the LOC120707183 gene encoding uncharacterized protein LOC120707183 isoform X6 — its product is MRRIFRFFLHFSPSPLVHLAPIASAACRRPSLSRPLEPLGCSLPGRRRTAGGTGNSFLLRHRGPCFVRFHGRRRPRSASWLWASSASCLGYVAGNGLAPSRSFASVRRGRKGRQPPAGTSRHYGRREVCLLHARAAPSLPILRGSCLRFDELHLYPRGMWRGFRTKQRPRKARYLTGAVSLLVVGVCRRLCSPPDMTLAV
- the LOC120707183 gene encoding uncharacterized protein LOC120707183 isoform X5 — translated: MRRIFRFFLHFSPSPLVHLAPIASAACRRPSLSRPLEPLGCSLPGRRRTAGGTGNSFLLRHRGPCFVRFHGRRRPRSASWLWASSASCLGYVAGNGLAPSRSFASVRRGRKGRQPPAGTSRHYGRREVCLLHARAAPSLPILRGSCLRFDELHLYPRGMWRGFRTKQRPRKARYLTVAFQRLGFEPGQVRSPPGGRTNRAPFLPLHHGAVSLLVVGVCRRLCSPPDMTLAV
- the LOC120707183 gene encoding uncharacterized protein LOC120707183 isoform X2; this encodes MRRIFRFFLHFSPSPLVHLAPIASAACRRPSLSRPLEPLGCSLPGRRRTAGGTGNSFLLRHRGPCFVRFHGRRRPRSASWLWASSASCLGYVAGNGLAPSRSFASVRRGRKGRQPPAGTSRHYGRREVCLLHARAAPSLPILRGSCLRFDELHLYPRGMWRGFRTKQRPRKARYLTVAFQRLGFEPGQVRSPPGGRTNRAPFLPLHHGAVSLLVVGVCRRLCSPPDMTLAVMDTRRYKGCRNLFKLQRQDTKVRISFYCSLFFGALVLIIRIYVL